One part of the Helicoverpa armigera isolate CAAS_96S chromosome 3, ASM3070526v1, whole genome shotgun sequence genome encodes these proteins:
- the LOC110379322 gene encoding cystathionine gamma-lyase: MADQGFLKPTPGFATTAIHAGQSSDKWKSCAVVPPIVMSTTFKQTPEGHTGYIYGRSGNPTRHTLEECLAGIEGAKYAYVYSSGLGATTTICSLLEAGDHILSMDDGYGGTHRLLSQVVTRMGIEVSFTDFTKLENLEKNIRKNTKMIWMESPTNPSLKVVDIAAVVKIAKSLGDILVAVDNTFLTCYLQKPLDFGADIVMYSMTKYMNGHSDVVMGAAVVNDAKLAERLKFLQKAMGVVPSPFDCYLVNRSLKTLALRMERHKASSLAIAQWLSKHPNVTEVMHPGLPSHPQYEISKRQTAGHSGIVSFIHTGGLKESKKFMSSLKVFILAESLGGYESLIELPSLMTHASVPAEQRAELGISDALLRLTVGLEDVEDLIKDLEQAFKETF; the protein is encoded by the exons ATGGCAGACCAAGGATTTCTGAAGCCTACTCCAGGCTTCGCCACCACAGCAATACACGCTGGACAAAGTTCAGATAAATGGAAATCTTGTGCTGTAGTGCCACCCATCGTGATGTCCACCACCTTCAAGCAAACTCCTGAAGGACATACT GGCTACATCTATGGCAGATCGGGCAACCCAACGCGCCACACTTTGGAGGAGTGCCTAGCAGGAATCGAGGGTGCCAAGTATGCTTACGTATACTCTTCAGGCCTTGGGGCGACCACTACTATCTGCTCGCTGTTGGAAGCGGGAGATCATATTCTGTCTATGGATGACGGCTATGGCGGTACTCATCGGCTTTTgag cCAAGTCGTAACTAGAATGGGAATTGAAGTCTCATTTACAGATTTCACAAAACTCGAAAACTTAGAGAAGAATATCAGGAAAAACACCAAG atgatCTGGATGGAAAGCCCAACAAACCCTTCATTAAAGGTAGTAGATATCGCAGCGGTAGTCAAAATCGCAAAAAGCCTCGGTGACATATTAGTAGCGGTTGACAATACATTCCTTACGTGTTACTTACAAAAACCCCTGGATTTTGGAGCGGATATTGTGATGTACTCCATGACTAAGTACATGAATGGTCATTCTGATGTCGTTATGGGCGCCGCTGTGGTCAATGACGCAAAATTGGCTGAGAGACTCAAATTTTTGCAAAAAG CCATGGGTGTCGTGCCCTCCCCTTTCGACTGCTACCTGGTGAACCGAAGTCTGAAAACCTTGGCTCTGCGTATGGAACGTCACAAAGCGTCATCCTTGGCCATCGCCCAGTGGCTGTCGAAGCACCCTAATGTTACAGAGGTCATGCATCCAG GATTACCATCTCATCCACAATATGAAATTTCCAAAAGACAGACTGCTGGTCACTCTGGGATCGTCAGTTTCATTCACACAGGAGGCCTGAAAGAGTCCAAGAAGTTCATGAGCTCCTTGAAAGTGTTCATCTTGGCTGAAAGTCTGGGCGGATATGAAAGTTTAATTGAATTGCC TTCGTTAATGACGCATGCGTCAGTGCCAGCAGAGCAAAGAGCTGAACTCGGCATCTCGGACGCGTTACTAAGACTCACAGTAGGCCTAGAAGACGTTGAAGACCTCATTAAAGACTTGGAACAGGCGTTTAAGGAAACATTCTAA